One Acaryochloris thomasi RCC1774 DNA window includes the following coding sequences:
- a CDS encoding ureidoglycolate lyase: MNSTSTLKQLIAHPISSELFQPFGQVIFPSADGAAYGPQDAQLQLSNGTPRFYIMRLDAKGRQFHTITRHQQCTQCLGSLGGQDWLMAVAPPSEGKPNPDEIVAFQIPGNCFINLKMGTWHAGPYFEQAAIDFYNLELSDTNITDHETCNLKASYGLEFEILGSQS, translated from the coding sequence ATGAATTCCACCTCTACCCTCAAGCAGCTGATCGCCCATCCCATCTCATCTGAATTATTTCAGCCCTTTGGTCAGGTCATTTTTCCCAGCGCTGACGGTGCAGCCTACGGCCCTCAAGATGCCCAGCTCCAGCTTAGCAACGGCACACCCCGGTTTTACATCATGCGGCTAGACGCCAAAGGTCGCCAATTCCATACGATCACACGCCATCAGCAGTGTACACAGTGCCTCGGATCTTTAGGCGGTCAGGACTGGCTGATGGCCGTTGCACCGCCTTCAGAAGGCAAGCCTAATCCTGATGAGATTGTGGCATTTCAGATTCCTGGCAACTGCTTTATCAATCTCAAGATGGGCACCTGGCACGCTGGCCCCTACTTTGAGCAAGCCGCCATTGATTTTTACAATCTAGAACTCAGCGATACCAATATTACAGATCACGAGACCTGCAACCTGAAGGCAAGCTATGGTCTGGAATTTGAAATTCTAGGTTCTCAGTCGTAA
- a CDS encoding Rpn family recombination-promoting nuclease/putative transposase yields the protein MYDNTCKFLAETFSSDFATWLLGKPVPLTKLSPSELSLEPIRADALILLESEEHVLHIEFQTEPDATMPYRMADYRLRAFRRFPNKQMKQVVVYLTPTKSRFVHQTVFEIPGTRHEFGVVRLWEQPTQPFLDSPGLLPLAVLTQTLDKTQTLKQVAVQADSIQDKQVQSNVVASAAILAGLSLERSFINQVLRKEIMKQSVIYQDIIDEGRLEGHREGRLEESQSLILRQLNRRVGELPFELRSQLARLSLEQTEALAEALLDFAEQSDLVEWLERQ from the coding sequence ATGTATGACAACACCTGCAAATTTCTTGCAGAGACGTTCTCAAGTGACTTTGCAACCTGGTTGCTGGGTAAGCCTGTCCCTTTGACCAAGCTAAGTCCATCTGAGCTATCGCTGGAACCGATTCGAGCAGACGCACTGATTCTCCTGGAGTCTGAAGAGCATGTCCTGCACATCGAGTTCCAAACTGAGCCTGATGCGACAATGCCCTACAGGATGGCTGATTATCGTCTAAGAGCTTTCCGCCGTTTCCCGAACAAACAGATGAAACAGGTGGTGGTTTACCTGACTCCAACGAAGTCGAGGTTCGTGCATCAGACTGTTTTTGAGATTCCGGGCACTCGTCACGAGTTCGGGGTTGTGAGGCTATGGGAGCAACCCACTCAACCGTTTCTCGATTCGCCAGGATTGCTACCCCTAGCTGTGCTCACTCAAACACTAGATAAGACTCAGACACTGAAACAGGTAGCTGTTCAAGCTGACTCTATTCAGGACAAGCAAGTACAAAGTAATGTGGTGGCTTCTGCTGCAATTCTGGCCGGGCTATCATTGGAGAGAAGCTTTATTAATCAGGTTCTGCGCAAGGAAATTATGAAGCAGTCTGTTATTTACCAGGACATTATTGATGAAGGGCGTCTAGAAGGGCATCGAGAGGGGCGTCTAGAAGAAAGTCAATCCCTTATTCTCCGTCAACTCAATCGCCGTGTTGGGGAGTTGCCCTTTGAACTGAGATCGCAACTCGCAAGATTATCCCTAGAGCAAACTGAAGCACTGGCAGAGGCACTGCTAGATTTTGCAGAACAGTCTGATCTTGTTGAGTGGCTAGAGAGACAGTAA
- a CDS encoding peptidylprolyl isomerase has translation MTRAIMETNKGTINLELFAQDAPNTVKNFVDLANKGFYDGLTFHRVIPNFMIQGGCPKGTGTAGPGYTIKCEINDNKHKAGTLSMAHAGKDTGGSQFFICHAPQAHLDGVHTTFGQTEDMDVVNAIAQGDKITSLKIEDS, from the coding sequence ATGACTCGCGCCATTATGGAAACGAATAAAGGCACCATTAACCTGGAGCTGTTTGCTCAAGATGCACCCAACACGGTTAAGAACTTTGTTGATCTTGCGAATAAGGGCTTTTATGACGGCCTTACGTTTCATCGAGTGATTCCCAACTTTATGATTCAGGGGGGCTGTCCCAAGGGAACCGGTACCGCTGGCCCCGGCTACACCATCAAGTGTGAGATTAATGACAACAAGCACAAGGCCGGGACGCTTTCGATGGCCCACGCGGGCAAAGATACCGGCGGCAGTCAGTTCTTTATCTGTCATGCACCGCAGGCACACTTAGATGGTGTACATACCACCTTCGGCCAAACTGAGGATATGGATGTTGTCAATGCGATCGCCCAAGGCGATAAGATTACATCGCTCAAAATTGAGGATTCTTGA
- a CDS encoding TIGR03032 family protein, producing the protein MHPPHDDSQRISESTKTPALEINASRQFTSWLAEQQVSLTFTTYQAGKVFFIGLQPDGKLSVFERTFNRCMGLFAQDSSLYMSSLYQLWRFENALEPGQTHQGHDRLYVPQIGYVTGDLDIHDIVVDRDGQLIFVNTLFSCLATVCDRNSFIPLWQPPFITKLAAEDRCHLNGLAMRDGKARYVTAVSRSDVTEGWRDRRQDGGCMIDIVSNEIVASGLSMPHSPRWYRDKLWVLNSGTGEFGFIDLEFGTFQPVAFCPGYLRGLAFCGDFAIVGLSKPRENKTFSGLPFNETLKEKDVEPRCGLLVIDLRSGDIVHTLNLEGIVTEMYDVAFLPGVQRPMAIGFKTDEIRRTITVGSSSTQLIN; encoded by the coding sequence ATGCACCCCCCCCACGACGATTCCCAACGTATCAGCGAGAGCACTAAGACACCGGCCTTAGAGATCAATGCTTCACGGCAGTTTACATCTTGGTTGGCAGAGCAGCAAGTGAGCCTGACGTTCACAACCTATCAGGCCGGTAAGGTTTTCTTCATCGGCCTACAGCCCGACGGTAAACTTTCGGTTTTTGAGCGCACCTTTAATCGCTGTATGGGTTTGTTTGCACAAGACTCCAGCCTTTATATGAGTTCGCTCTATCAGCTTTGGCGCTTTGAAAATGCCCTAGAGCCAGGGCAAACCCATCAAGGACATGACCGTCTCTATGTACCCCAGATTGGTTACGTTACGGGTGATTTAGATATTCACGATATTGTCGTTGACCGGGATGGACAGCTCATCTTTGTCAATACGCTCTTTAGCTGCTTAGCGACGGTTTGCGATCGCAACAGCTTTATCCCCCTTTGGCAGCCCCCCTTCATCACCAAACTCGCCGCCGAAGATCGCTGTCACCTGAACGGCCTAGCAATGCGCGATGGAAAGGCCCGCTACGTCACCGCTGTCAGCCGCAGCGACGTCACCGAAGGCTGGCGAGATCGCAGGCAAGACGGTGGCTGCATGATTGACATTGTCTCTAATGAAATCGTTGCCAGCGGACTGTCGATGCCCCACTCGCCTCGGTGGTATCGAGACAAGCTGTGGGTGCTCAACTCCGGCACCGGCGAATTTGGATTTATTGACTTAGAATTTGGAACCTTTCAACCCGTAGCCTTTTGTCCGGGGTATTTGAGGGGACTGGCATTTTGCGGAGACTTCGCGATCGTCGGTTTATCCAAGCCACGCGAGAACAAAACCTTCTCGGGATTACCCTTCAACGAAACCCTAAAAGAGAAAGACGTCGAACCTCGGTGTGGCTTGCTCGTGATTGACCTGCGGTCGGGTGACATCGTTCATACCCTCAACCTGGAGGGAATAGTGACCGAAATGTATGATGTCGCATTCTTGCCCGGCGTGCAGAGACCGATGGCCATTGGGTTCAAAACCGATGAAATTCGACGCACCATCACCGTTGGATCAAGTTCGACACAGTTGATCAACTAA
- a CDS encoding FG-GAP repeat protein, whose product MITVSLSNLNGENGFVVRRITFPDPSEGVGSSVSGAGDINGDGFDDLILGPDSGMYKYGETKVYVIYGSSENTSGSLGLADLNGNNGFIIESANPNSTSIRPSSFGSEYSIETGTADSNAGFSVSGLGDINGDGIDDFIIGAPRRPLKIPFSPPTPVGSGQGYVVFGRSEGFSKNFSLAELDGETGFVIESDTTGSLTGQSVSNVGDFNGDGLDDIIIGAPGLDPAGTSYLIFGSDKGFDKSLALSDLNGSNGFALSGSSIGDQTGTAVSGAGDVNGDGFDDLIVAAPNGSNAAGITYVLFGTNTTPRSINVDSLNGNNGFAIFGEETYDISGLSVSDIDDFNGDGFDDLIIGTGSGTNGVGVSHVIFGQADGFPAALNVNEIDGRNGFSIVGEERTGAGRSVSGAGDINGDGLGDVIVGAPDTNYLAGASYVLFGQQDSVEPAVDLANLSPSQGFLIPGDENFSRGSNSYAYIGDAVSGAGDINGDGIDDLVIGSRGGFIIGTGSAQSYVVFGNAPPELDLNSKQDGLNSTATFTQGAISLARPGSIAVTDANTSTLRSATISITNPLDNESEILAANVNDTEITATYDSATSTLTLTGKDTLENYQRVLATITYNNTADSPDPTDRSIQFVINDGADFSNESAMADGRSETIATTAITFELLNRIDGTSDPDTLFGSREADRIIGFGGNDFISGRSGNDVLAGRSGNDQIFGNNGNDSLNGNRGNDLLNGGSGDDLLRAGQGKDKLFGSRGDDILRGNQGNDILLGGSGNDSLNGGKGLDLLYGSSGDDSLKGGSGGDRLFGGVGDDTLRGGNGIDLLQGSQGHDRLDGGFGSDSLFGGAGSDQFVLRAGDGNDIIFDYQDDIDSFALDGLDLADLEIHQGLGQTTVRVRETQETLATLLNIQASIVEDTDFTIST is encoded by the coding sequence ATGATCACAGTCAGTCTTTCGAACTTAAACGGAGAAAATGGTTTTGTCGTCCGCAGAATTACCTTCCCAGATCCGTCAGAGGGTGTTGGCTCGTCTGTTAGTGGAGCGGGAGACATTAACGGTGACGGATTTGACGATCTGATTCTGGGGCCAGATAGTGGCATGTACAAATATGGAGAGACCAAAGTCTATGTCATATACGGAAGCAGTGAGAATACCAGCGGTAGCTTGGGCTTAGCCGATCTCAATGGAAACAATGGCTTTATCATCGAGAGTGCCAACCCCAACAGCACTTCCATTAGACCCTCCAGTTTTGGCAGCGAATACAGTATTGAAACGGGCACAGCGGACAGCAATGCCGGATTTTCGGTCAGTGGGCTAGGCGACATCAACGGAGATGGCATTGATGACTTCATTATTGGCGCACCCAGAAGACCGCTCAAGATACCATTCAGTCCCCCTACCCCCGTCGGTTCAGGACAAGGTTACGTCGTCTTCGGTCGTTCTGAAGGCTTTAGCAAAAACTTCAGCCTAGCCGAGCTTGATGGTGAGACAGGCTTTGTCATTGAAAGCGACACGACCGGAAGCCTCACCGGACAATCCGTCAGCAACGTTGGGGACTTTAACGGCGATGGATTAGACGACATTATCATTGGAGCACCTGGCTTAGACCCTGCAGGAACTAGCTATCTAATCTTCGGCTCAGATAAGGGCTTCGATAAAAGCCTTGCGCTATCAGACTTAAATGGCAGTAATGGGTTCGCCCTATCTGGCAGCAGCATTGGTGATCAAACGGGGACTGCTGTCAGTGGAGCAGGCGATGTCAACGGTGATGGATTTGATGATCTCATTGTTGCTGCCCCCAACGGCAGCAATGCAGCAGGCATTACCTACGTCCTTTTCGGTACTAATACGACGCCCAGAAGTATCAACGTCGACAGCTTAAATGGAAACAATGGTTTCGCAATCTTTGGAGAAGAAACATACGACATCTCAGGACTTTCTGTCAGTGACATTGATGACTTTAACGGCGATGGATTTGATGACCTCATTATTGGTACAGGGAGTGGCACAAACGGTGTAGGAGTAAGCCACGTGATCTTTGGACAAGCTGACGGTTTTCCTGCAGCTTTGAACGTGAACGAAATCGACGGCAGGAATGGCTTTAGCATCGTCGGTGAAGAACGGACTGGCGCAGGCCGGTCTGTCAGCGGTGCAGGTGATATTAATGGTGATGGCTTAGGTGATGTTATTGTCGGCGCCCCCGATACCAATTATTTAGCTGGCGCTAGCTACGTTCTCTTCGGCCAACAAGACAGCGTCGAGCCAGCCGTAGATTTAGCGAATCTATCTCCCAGTCAGGGATTCTTGATCCCCGGTGATGAGAACTTCAGTCGTGGCTCAAATTCGTACGCTTACATTGGCGATGCTGTCAGTGGAGCAGGCGATATCAATGGGGATGGGATTGATGACTTGGTCATCGGTTCAAGGGGCGGCTTCATCATAGGGACCGGTTCTGCACAGAGCTATGTTGTCTTTGGCAACGCTCCGCCTGAGCTTGATCTAAATTCCAAGCAGGATGGTTTGAACTCTACCGCAACCTTTACACAAGGAGCCATTTCCCTTGCTAGACCAGGTAGCATAGCGGTCACAGATGCCAACACTTCCACTCTGAGAAGCGCAACGATCTCAATTACTAATCCTCTAGATAATGAATCAGAGATCCTAGCGGCTAACGTTAATGACACTGAGATTACGGCCACCTACGACAGTGCGACATCGACGCTGACCCTGACCGGGAAAGATACGCTTGAGAACTATCAGCGAGTTCTAGCAACCATTACCTATAACAATACGGCTGATAGCCCTGACCCGACAGATCGCTCCATCCAATTTGTCATCAATGATGGTGCAGATTTTAGTAATGAAAGTGCGATGGCCGATGGCCGGTCGGAGACCATCGCAACGACAGCCATCACGTTCGAGTTACTTAACAGAATTGACGGCACAAGTGATCCCGATACGCTGTTCGGAAGCCGAGAAGCGGATCGAATTATTGGCTTCGGCGGCAATGACTTCATCTCTGGGCGTTCTGGCAACGATGTCTTAGCAGGCAGATCAGGAAACGATCAGATCTTTGGTAACAACGGCAATGATAGCCTCAACGGCAATCGGGGCAACGATTTGCTCAACGGCGGCAGCGGGGACGACCTCCTGAGAGCTGGACAAGGCAAAGATAAACTCTTCGGCAGTCGAGGAGACGATATTCTGCGGGGCAATCAGGGAAACGATATCCTCCTGGGCGGTTCGGGCAACGACAGCCTCAATGGCGGAAAGGGTCTTGACCTCTTATATGGCAGTAGCGGAGATGATTCCCTCAAGGGAGGCAGTGGGGGTGATCGACTGTTCGGCGGGGTTGGCGATGACACCTTGCGTGGCGGCAATGGCATCGACCTACTCCAGGGCAGTCAGGGTCATGACCGACTTGACGGCGGCTTCGGAAGCGACAGTCTCTTTGGCGGTGCGGGGAGTGATCAATTTGTGCTGCGGGCAGGCGACGGCAACGACATTATTTTTGACTATCAAGACGACATTGATTCTTTTGCTCTGGATGGTCTAGATTTAGCCGATCTTGAGATTCATCAAGGATTAGGTCAAACAACCGTTCGGGTCAGAGAGACACAAGAAACGTTGGCAACCTTGCTGAATATACAGGCATCGATAGTCGAAGACACAGATTTTACTATCTCAACTTAA
- a CDS encoding beta strand repeat-containing protein has translation MANSILKLEDLNGSNGFAIVGNGVPYSGLAIDEVGDINGDGLDDIIIGNPAGGADSLGEGYVIFGRSDGFIDRLDLSSLDGSNGFIINGIAGLTRGFGIGSFARGLGDINVDGISDVAIGTFSGDSRFVIFGQSEAFSASIDLQQSQNASVLNVAGLVSSVGDINNDGFNDFIFEGSANNTVNIIFGNGQGFDDSFDGTNVDGTNVDGTNGFELQVSEEISLIRDTGDIVQDAGDINGDGINDLIIGRPSRQNTTSTSHIVFGSSQGFAASLNVANLDGSNGFTLNGSGDSVAVSGVGDFNGDGVDDFVIGAPFASPSNTASAGQSYLVFGGQDFEANFDLADLDGTNGFAINGIGISDQAGYAVSDAGDINGDGFDDIIISASQVRSPGNYTPTFSYGPGQNYVIFGSSGGFQDQLNLADLDGSNGFSIEEPDLNGNFQSSSVSGAGDINGDGIDDLVIGTPEDSTSYVVFGNTAPELDLNGSDDGNNISVNFTGGPIRVLESASILDSNTSTLAGITVTIANPLDGNAETLAVETGGTSITTAFDPTMATLTLSGQDTPAAYQQVLATLTYNNTSASPNSTARRLRIVADDGEAHSNKGSIAIASVVFPPAGELNRLPEAERDAIATLENIPITLNVLDNDRDLNGDALELTNINVSNTRGTVTETGNGTLRYDPSGGFDFPAPGIEFTDRFEYTVSDGQGGTDTAEVIVTVTGTFDTPFELADLDSSSGFTIDGLQADDRLGRAVSNAGDINGDGLDDLAFFSGVEGLIVFGQEAGQPSATDLTVLDGTNGFSLRSSYGPNAISSAGDVNGDGFDDLIISEATYTYESGGLGTYIVFGSDQGFSPRLGIEDLDGTNGFVISRISNAGADSVSADGIGDFNGDGIDDIVTGDSGSGNGYVLGSSTVVFGTTSGFDPRIDPIALDGSNGFQITNLISPTVGAAGDINGDGFADIVVGDTRRDNYDSQIGKTYVIFGGRRDFNASLDTSELDGTNGFVLEGVVRGDQAGGAVSGTGDINGDGVDDLLISATGTRFFGNINTGQSYIVFGNANGFDATVSLADLDGTNGFTLAAINTNAGTSVSGAGDINGDGLNDFIVGDTDDYDSEDSGRAYVVFGQTEGFSPILNLTELNGFNGFILNGVAANDDAGSAISTAGDINNDGIDDLIVGAPNADPNGRDDAGSSYVVYGNAAPELDLDNGQAGRDAAITFTGEAVAINLNLTVADANSPTLAKATIVITNSLDSASESLAAVVNDTNITAVYDSARSTLTLTGEDTVENYQQALQTVTYSNTSAAPDTTERTIQFVLDDGSGFSNNSTVATTTVSFELLNQVNGTDNADRLTGTPDEDRIRGFGGNDFIRGRSGNDVLIGNSGKDQIFGSRGNDSLYGNRGNDLLNGGSGNDLLRAGQGKDKLFGSRGDDILRGNDGDDLLLGGAGNDRLNGGNGLDLLNGSNGDDFLKGGKGDDRLFGGVGDDTLRGGNGVDLLQGGQGNDRLDSGFGGDSLFGGAGADQFVLRAGNGNNTIFDYQDGVDSFVLDGLDFADLEIQQGLGHTTIQTKNEHTLVTLIGIQASAIEATDFIVLV, from the coding sequence ATGGCTAACTCAATTCTCAAGCTCGAAGATCTCAACGGCAGTAACGGATTTGCCATTGTGGGCAACGGTGTTCCTTACAGCGGGTTGGCCATCGATGAAGTCGGGGACATCAATGGCGATGGACTCGATGACATCATTATCGGCAACCCTGCTGGTGGTGCAGATTCATTGGGAGAAGGCTATGTCATATTCGGGCGCTCTGATGGGTTTATCGATCGGCTTGATCTATCTAGCCTTGATGGCAGTAATGGGTTCATTATCAACGGTATTGCTGGACTTACCCGTGGCTTTGGTATTGGTTCTTTCGCCCGTGGCCTCGGAGACATCAATGTAGATGGAATCAGTGATGTAGCCATTGGTACATTTTCAGGTGATTCAAGATTTGTCATCTTCGGTCAGTCCGAAGCTTTCAGCGCCAGTATTGATCTGCAGCAGAGCCAAAACGCTTCTGTTCTTAACGTTGCAGGTTTAGTGAGCAGTGTGGGAGACATCAATAATGATGGCTTTAATGACTTCATTTTTGAAGGATCTGCCAACAATACAGTCAATATCATCTTCGGTAACGGTCAAGGTTTTGACGACTCCTTCGACGGTACGAACGTAGACGGTACGAACGTAGACGGCACCAATGGCTTTGAACTGCAGGTGAGTGAGGAGATCTCCCTCATCCGAGATACAGGAGACATTGTTCAAGATGCAGGAGACATCAACGGCGACGGCATTAACGATCTCATTATCGGTCGTCCATCTAGACAAAATACAACAAGCACAAGCCACATTGTTTTCGGCAGCAGCCAAGGATTTGCAGCCAGTCTCAACGTTGCTAACCTAGACGGCAGTAACGGATTCACGCTTAATGGATCGGGAGACAGCGTTGCGGTCAGCGGCGTGGGTGATTTCAACGGAGACGGAGTTGACGACTTTGTGATCGGGGCACCGTTCGCCAGTCCCAGCAATACTGCTAGCGCAGGCCAAAGCTATCTTGTTTTTGGTGGCCAAGACTTTGAGGCCAATTTTGATCTGGCTGACTTAGATGGCACAAACGGTTTCGCTATCAACGGCATTGGCATCAGCGATCAAGCGGGTTATGCCGTTAGTGATGCAGGCGATATTAACGGCGATGGCTTTGATGACATCATCATCAGTGCCTCCCAAGTTCGCTCACCCGGCAACTACACGCCAACTTTTTCCTATGGCCCTGGTCAGAACTATGTCATCTTCGGGTCTAGCGGTGGTTTCCAAGATCAGCTGAATCTTGCAGATCTTGATGGCAGCAATGGTTTTTCTATTGAGGAGCCTGATCTCAACGGCAATTTTCAAAGCTCTTCTGTCAGTGGTGCAGGCGATATCAACGGCGACGGCATTGATGATCTGGTCATTGGCACTCCTGAAGACAGTACGAGCTACGTGGTGTTTGGCAATACTGCACCAGAGCTCGATCTCAATGGCTCAGACGATGGCAATAATATTTCCGTCAACTTTACCGGCGGTCCTATTCGAGTGCTTGAGAGCGCCAGCATCTTAGACTCCAACACTTCTACGCTGGCAGGTATCACCGTCACGATTGCCAATCCCTTAGATGGTAATGCTGAAACGCTAGCAGTTGAAACAGGCGGGACGAGCATCACCACTGCATTTGATCCGACGATGGCCACCCTGACGCTCAGCGGTCAGGACACTCCCGCAGCTTACCAACAGGTTCTTGCCACGCTGACCTATAACAACACATCGGCTAGCCCCAATAGCACTGCGCGTCGGCTCCGTATTGTCGCTGACGATGGCGAGGCTCACAGCAACAAGGGCAGCATCGCCATTGCTTCAGTTGTTTTTCCGCCTGCAGGTGAATTGAATCGTTTGCCTGAGGCTGAGAGGGATGCGATCGCAACCCTAGAGAATATCCCTATAACCCTCAACGTACTCGACAATGATCGCGATCTAAACGGTGATGCCCTAGAGCTTACGAACATCAACGTCAGCAATACTCGCGGCACCGTCACGGAGACCGGCAACGGCACCCTCAGGTATGACCCTAGTGGCGGATTTGATTTCCCGGCACCCGGTATTGAATTCACAGATCGGTTTGAATACACCGTCAGCGACGGCCAGGGCGGAACTGACACAGCAGAAGTCATCGTCACAGTCACGGGCACATTCGACACACCCTTTGAGCTAGCCGATCTAGACAGCAGTAGCGGCTTCACTATCGACGGTCTTCAGGCAGACGATCGCCTCGGCCGTGCCGTCAGCAATGCTGGCGATATTAATGGTGATGGCCTTGACGATCTTGCCTTCTTCTCGGGTGTCGAAGGCCTCATTGTTTTTGGTCAAGAGGCGGGCCAACCATCAGCGACGGATCTTACGGTGCTAGACGGTACGAACGGTTTCTCTCTTCGAAGTTCCTATGGCCCCAACGCCATCAGCAGCGCTGGCGATGTCAATGGCGATGGCTTCGATGATCTCATTATTAGCGAGGCAACCTACACCTACGAATCAGGCGGTCTTGGAACCTATATCGTTTTCGGCAGCGATCAAGGCTTCAGCCCTAGGCTTGGGATTGAAGATCTAGACGGTACCAATGGTTTTGTCATCTCTAGGATCAGCAATGCCGGTGCAGACAGCGTTTCTGCCGATGGCATCGGCGACTTCAACGGGGATGGTATTGATGACATCGTGACTGGAGACAGCGGTTCAGGGAACGGCTACGTATTGGGTTCCAGCACTGTTGTGTTTGGTACCACCAGTGGCTTTGACCCACGCATCGACCCTATAGCTCTTGATGGCAGTAATGGCTTTCAAATCACAAACTTGATTTCTCCGACGGTGGGGGCTGCAGGTGACATCAACGGCGACGGCTTTGCCGATATTGTTGTTGGCGATACCCGCAGAGACAACTACGACAGTCAGATTGGCAAAACATACGTTATTTTTGGAGGCCGTCGCGATTTTAACGCCAGTCTTGATACCTCTGAGCTAGACGGCACCAACGGCTTTGTTCTCGAAGGCGTCGTGCGAGGCGATCAAGCAGGGGGCGCAGTCAGTGGAACGGGAGATATCAATGGGGATGGCGTTGATGATCTGCTGATTAGCGCAACCGGTACTCGCTTTTTCGGCAACATCAATACGGGGCAAAGCTACATCGTTTTCGGCAACGCCAACGGATTCGACGCCACCGTTAGTCTTGCCGATCTCGATGGCACCAATGGTTTTACCCTTGCAGCCATTAATACCAATGCAGGCACATCGGTCAGTGGCGCTGGAGACATCAACGGCGATGGCTTAAACGACTTCATCGTTGGCGATACTGACGACTATGACAGCGAAGATAGCGGCAGAGCCTACGTCGTTTTTGGTCAAACAGAAGGGTTCTCCCCCATACTCAACCTGACAGAGCTGAACGGTTTTAACGGTTTCATCTTAAATGGCGTTGCGGCTAATGACGATGCGGGTAGCGCCATCAGTACCGCCGGAGACATCAATAACGACGGTATTGACGATCTGATCGTAGGGGCGCCCAATGCTGACCCAAACGGCAGAGATGATGCGGGAAGCAGCTACGTTGTCTACGGCAATGCCGCGCCTGAATTGGACCTTGATAATGGGCAGGCAGGCCGTGATGCAGCAATCACGTTCACGGGTGAAGCCGTCGCCATCAATCTAAATCTGACGGTTGCTGACGCCAATAGCCCCACCCTCGCAAAGGCAACCATTGTTATTACTAACTCTCTAGATAGTGCATCTGAGAGCCTAGCCGCAGTCGTCAATGACACGAACATCACCGCAGTATACGACAGTGCCCGATCAACCTTGACGCTCACTGGAGAAGATACGGTCGAGAACTATCAGCAAGCCTTGCAGACCGTTACCTATAGCAACACCTCAGCAGCACCTGACACCACAGAGCGCACCATTCAGTTTGTTCTGGACGATGGGTCTGGCTTTAGCAACAACAGCACGGTGGCAACCACGACAGTCTCCTTCGAGCTGCTAAATCAAGTTAACGGCACCGACAATGCGGACCGGCTGACGGGCACACCTGATGAAGATCGAATCCGCGGCTTTGGCGGCAATGACTTCATTCGCGGACGTTCGGGTAACGATGTACTAATTGGCAACTCTGGCAAAGATCAAATATTTGGCAGTCGAGGCAACGACTCTCTCTACGGGAATCGGGGCAACGATCTTCTCAATGGCGGCAGCGGCAACGACCTCCTGAGAGCTGGGCAAGGTAAAGACAAACTTTTTGGCAGTCGAGGGGACGATATTCTGCGGGGCAACGACGGGGACGATCTCCTCTTGGGTGGTGCGGGTAATGACCGCCTCAATGGTGGCAATGGTCTTGATCTATTAAACGGCAGCAACGGCGATGATTTCCTGAAGGGAGGCAAGGGTGATGATCGACTGTTCGGCGGGGTCGGCGATGACACGCTGCGCGGCGGCAATGGCGTAGACTTACTCCAGGGCGGCCAGGGCAATGACCGACTTGACAGTGGCTTTGGGGGCGACAGTCTATTTGGCGGTGCTGGAGCCGATCAGTTTGTGCTGCGGGCAGGCAATGGCAACAACACGATTTTTGACTATCAAGATGGCGTTGATTCTTTTGTGCTGGATGGTTTAGATTTTGCCGATCTTGAGATTCAGCAAGGATTAGGCCACACAACGATTCAGACCAAAAACGAGCATACTTTAGTCACCTTAATTGGCATTCAAGCGTCTGCAATTGAGGCCACAGATTTTATTGTGCTGGTCTGA